A window of the Hordeum vulgare subsp. vulgare chromosome 5H, MorexV3_pseudomolecules_assembly, whole genome shotgun sequence genome harbors these coding sequences:
- the LOC123451792 gene encoding nucleolar protein 6: MGFSQCTTTNQEENDGEVQLNPKPPKALSLPSRRRQPTIEAAMVSAEYSIDLKLSELLKQARPSATSLRAAGEATDAVGELIKSVPPQQAAPEAASGFVRDLGLAAEKLAFSFRPPEVVRLAGSHAAGAVTRPDVASDLLVRLPKECFHEKDFLNHRYHAKRCLYLRVIDKSLRSSPLIRKVSWSTFQDEGRKPVLHVYPATEIAELPGFYVRIIPTASTLFDVSKLNLSTRNNVRAYTKDGINQPTPRYNNSILEDMFLEENAECTGSTFANWKTLQGALVLLKVWARQRTSIYSHDCLNGYLISAILVFLTMDSGGSIINRSMTTRQIFRVAINFFATSKMWSKGLVIQPIKKRTISKEGIAHLLKTFDIAICDVSGHVNLAFRMTKSAFSELQDEAACTLNCLDKCRDGGFEELFMTKVDFGAKFDSCLRINLKGNSKVTALSFCSDDESWRVLEKDVLSLLQQGLTDRTKTIRVLWRSTPSEWNIMDGFSEFGSSPLMVGVMLSLLEKCYRLVDIGPNPENRDEAIKFRKFWGEKAELRRFKDGAIAESTVWETETWERHTIIKRIADYVLTKHLLLRQEDLTHIVDQLDFCLLVGGQDPVSSSGALLEAFDTLAKQLRLLDDVPLKISTVQPLDSAFRHTSVFPPEPHPLAYEKSSQRLPSFAATCVRSLEVMIQLEGSGNWPLDTVAMEKTKSAFLLRIGESLEDRGMFVTASEDEVNVLTSGYSFLLKIFHERGLVVQKQAGDSNIQSAPSEDKELFLRSQHSSMINGLHGIYQAYGPVVRLAKRWISAHLFSSFISEEAVELVVAYLFLRPFPFHAPSSRVTGFLRFLRLLSSFDWTFSPMIVDINNDFNLKDEKEINENFMLSRRSYEQNPHDIEPAMFLATSYDKSSEAWTKQSPSKSVLKRIASYAKSSAELLTNLIVYGQSGQYTWECLFRTPLSNYDAVILLHKEKLCRPHHLLFPAEIPNGKLVIQGKPSSDFHPYMPLSRSVVRSLHDTRDKLLVNFDPTAYFLRDLKCAFPMTFKLWHDSIGGDAIGLTWESPKKRTRDEVDEGMPDPTSILKEVGDVGKGLVRSVHLLKAPKLE; the protein is encoded by the exons ATGGGCTTTTCGCAGTGTACAACTACCAaccaggaggaaaatgatggtgaGGTTcaactaaaccctaaacccccaaaGGCCCTTTCTTTGCCTTCCCGCCGCCGGCAACCGACCATCGAAGCCGCAATGGTCTCCGCCGAGTACTCCATCGACCTCAAGCTCTCCGAGCTCCTCAAGCAAGCGCGGCCGAGCGCCACCTCTCTCCGCGCCGCCGGGGAGGCCACCGACGCCGTCGGGGAGCTCATCAAGAGCGTGCCTCCGCAGCAGGCGGCGCCGGAGGCTGCCTCGGGGTTCGTGAGGGACCTGGGCCTCGCGGCCGAAAAGCTAGCGTTTTCCTTCCGGCCGCCGGAGGTGGTGCGGCTCGCCGGGAGCCACGCGGCCGGCGCGGTCACCAGGCCCGACGTCGCCTCTGACCTTCTCGTCCGCTTGCCTAAG GAATGTTTTCATGAAAAGGATTTCCTGAATCACCGGTACCATGCTAAGAGGTGTCTTTACCTCCGCGTCATCGACAAGAGCTTGAGGTCTTCTCCTTTAATCCGCAAGGTTTCATGGTCTACCTTCCAAGACGAGGGACGAAAGCCTGTCCTCCATGTATATCCAG CAACAGAAATTGCGGAACTGCCTGGGTTCTATGTCAGGATAATCCCGACTGCAAGTACTTTATTCGATGTTTCGAAGCTGAATCTGTCAACAAGAAACAATGTCCGTGCATATACAAAAG ATGGCATAAACCAACCGACACCTAGGTATAATAACAGCATATTGGAAGATATGTTTCTTGAGGAAAATGCAGAATGTACCGGCAGCACGTTTGCAAACTGGAAAACCTTGCAAGGGGCATTGGTCTTACTAAAA GTTTGGGCACGCCAAAGAACTTCAATATATTCACATGATTGCCTCAATGGATACTTGATATCTGCCATCCTTGTGTTTCTTACGATGGACTCTGGAGGAAGCATAATTAATAGATCAATGACCACAAGACAAATTTTCCGTGTTGCAATCAATTTTTTTG CAACTTCGAAGATGTGGTCGAAGGGCTTGGTGATTCAGCCAATCAAGAAGCGTACTATTAGCAAAGAG GGCATTGCTCATCTGCTGAAAACATTTGATATTGCCATATGTGATGTATCTGGCCATGTCAATCTGGCATTCCGGATGACGAAGTCAGCCTTTTCAGAG CTCCAAGATGAGGCAGCTTGCACACTTAATTGCCTTGATAAATGCAGAGATGGTGGATTTGAAGAACTTTTTATGACCAAGGTTGATTTTGGTGCTAAGTTCGATTCATGTTTGAG GATTAACTTGAAGGGGAACTCTAAAGTTACTGCATTAAGCTTCTGCTCGGATGATGAATCATGGCGAGTACTTGAAAAAGATGTTCTGTCCTTGCTGCAACAAGGACTTACAGATAGAACAAAGACAATCCGCGTTCTGTGGAGAAGCACACCTTCTGAATGGAATATAATGGAT GGTTTCTCAGAGTTTGGTAGCAGCCCACTGATGGTCGGTGTAATGCTTAGCTTGTTGGAGAAGTGTTATCGTCTTGTCGATATTGGTCCAAATCCTGAAAATCGCGATGAG GCAATTAAATTTAGGAAATTCTGGGGAGAGAAAGCTGAACTTAGGAGATTTAAAGATGGGGCTATTGCTGAAAGCACAG TGTGGGAAACGGAGACTTGGGAGAGGCATACAATCATCAAAAGAATTGCTGATTATGTGCTTACCAAGCATTTGCTGTTGCGGCAGGAAGATCTGACTCATATTGTTGATCAGCTTGACTTTTGTCTCTTGGTTGGTGGCCAAG ATCCAGTGTCATCTTCTGGAGCTTTGCTTGAAGCCTTTGATACTTTAGCTAAGCAGTTGCGTCTATTGGATGATGTTCCTCTTAAAATATCTACCGTGCAACCTCTAGACTCAG CCTTTAGGCACACTTCTGTGTTCCCCCCTGAACCTCATCCATTGGCATATGAAAAGAGTTCTCAGAGGCTGCCCAGTTTTGCAGCAACTTGCGTTCGGTCTTTGGAAGTCATGATTCAG CTAGAGGGATCTGGTAACTGGCCCTTGGATACTGTAGCTATGGAGAAGACAAAGTCTGCATTTCTTTTAAGAATTGGTGAAAG TCTGGAGGACCGAGGAATGTTTGTTACAGCCAGTGAAGATGAGGTCAATGTTCTTACATCTGGATATTCGTTCTTGCTCAAAATATTTCATGAGAGAGGTTTGGTGGTACAAAAGCAAG CTGGCGACAGTAACATACAGAGTGCTCCATCGGAAGATAAAGAGCTCTTTTTGCGTAGTCAGCACTCAAGTATGATCAACGGTCTGCATGGTATTTACCAAGCGTATGGGCCGGTGGTGAG gctagcaaaaaggtgGATTTCCGCACATCTATTCTCTTCATTTATCTCAGAGGAGGCGGTTGAATTGGTGGTTGCCTACCTATTTTTGAGGCCGTTTCCATTCCATGCCCCCTCTTCACGGGTTACTGGGTTCCTTAG GTTCTTGCGGTTGCTATCTAGTTTTGACTGGACCTTTTCACCCATGATTGTGGACATAAATAATGACTTCAATCTGAAGGATGAGAAAGAAATCAAT GAAAACTTTATGCTGAGCAGAAGATCTTATGAGCAAAATCCTCATGATATAGAGCCTGCAATGTTTCTGGCTACGTCATATGATAAATCATCTGAAGCGTGGAcaaaacaatcaccaagcaagtcG GTTCTTAAAAGGATAGCTTCTTACGCTAAAAGCAGCGCTGAACTGTTAACAAATCTTATCGTCTATGGTCAATCAGGCCAATATACATGGGAG TGCCTCTTCCGAACACCTTTAAGCAATTATGACGCTGTTATACTCCTCCATAAAGAGAAGCTTTGCCGTCCTCACCATCTTCTTTTTCCTGCTGAGATTCCTAACG GTAAGTTGGTAATCCAGGGCAAACCAAGCAGTGATTTCCACCCTTATATGCCACTCAGTAGAAGTGTTGTGAGAAGCTTGCATGACACAAGAGATAAACTTTTGGTGAATTTTGACCCTACCGCATACTTCTTGCGAGACTTGAAG TGTGCATTCCCCATGACCTTCAAACTGTGGCACGATTCGATTGGTGGGGACGCAATTGGTCTTACATGGGAGAGCCCAAAG AAGCGTACCAGAGATGAGGTTGATGAAGGCATGCCGGATCCAACGTCTATACTCAAGGAGGTTGGAGATGTGGGTAAAGGGTTGGTGAGGAGTGTACATCTCCTGAAAGCACCAAAGCTTGAGTAA